The Candidatus Finniella inopinata genome contains the following window.
ATGTCTATTTTGGCGCTCGATATGCAACGAGACTTGTTCCAGCGATATGAACAAGATTCATCGTTTTACTCAACTTGTTAAGTGTATTATAAACACCAGGTGCCCTATCAGGTCCCCTATAATCATGCCAAAGTATCACCCCACCTGGCTTTACCATTTGAAGGGCTTTTTTGCTATCATTCTCTACATATGATTCCGCGTGAGACCCATCTATAAAGATTAAGTCGAATTTCTTAAGGTACGGCCGTTCATCAAATTTTTTACTATCAATGAAGCGCTGTTCAACTTTATGTTCAAGGGGTGTATTGGAATAATAAAATTTCTTAAAAATTGATTCTTCAAGAGCTGCTTTTGTATCTTTTTGATGATCATCGTTTGATTTTGTATAGGTCGTAATTTCATCAGGAGATAGAGTGAGCGTAACAATTTTAGCCGTATTTGGAGAATTTTTGGCTAATAGATATGTGGTTTTCCCGGTAAATGTCCCAAATTCAAATATATTTTGTGCCGATTTTGCTATCGTACATAAAATCCACGTTTCGAAATCACTTGTACTTCCTCGTGTTCCGAAACTACCAATAAAGCTGATTTCTGTATTTTTAGAAGGTCCATTGTGTTCAGGTTTAAAACAATCATCGAATTCGTCAATGTTTACTTTTTTAATAACCCAACTTGACCATAAATTTTCTTGGCGAAAAGATTGCTTATATCGGTTTAAAGTTTCTAAAAGAACCATGACAGAAACACACAAAGCAACAATAATTCCTCCGGATATCAAACTCCATTTCTGATCACGAAAACTAAAGTTTTCGTAGCTCTTACGTGTGAATTCTAAAAAATTCTTAAACATTAAAGATCCAGTTTTCTATAAGAGAAGAAAGGGCATCATAAACCGAATAGGGAACATTTGAAAAAGAAAAAAGCTGGTACACGTCCAAATGGTCTCACCAGAGTATGTTATTTTCCATCAACAGAGGAAAATAACATACAACTTGATTTCTTAAAAATATCGCCTATATGTATCGTTCCGTTTCAGAAACGAAAGACGGACCATGTCTCCACTTGGAATTTCCTCGTTCACCATAATTGTATCCATATATCAGTGTCCCAGATTTTGTTTCCAGATCTACCACGGTGAGATTTCCAGGAAATTCTGTAGAATCTTGCTCATAACGATCCAAAGCTACATGATTACCCCAGTTTCTCCGGTTTTTTCCGAATACATCCCCTATTTGCCACCAATCATCCAGTTCTCGTTGGTTTACATCTCTTCGATTGATCCGTTGTGTTGGTGCATTACCTAATTCGCGAAGCCTGGTGGTTGAATTTCCCAGCCCGCTTTTCCAACGATGCATTTGATACTCAACACCCGTTGAGAGTGGCCTAAAAGAATCGAGAAGCTCTACGTTCTTTTTGATTTCATTGAGGTGATCTACCCCTCCCCCCAATCGCCCAAAAACTGCTTGTAAGTCCTGGATAAAGTTAAGAGCATTATCTTGTCTAACATCCGTTAACATT
Protein-coding sequences here:
- a CDS encoding O-methyltransferase, whose amino-acid sequence is MFKNFLEFTRKSYENFSFRDQKWSLISGGIIVALCVSVMVLLETLNRYKQSFRQENLWSSWVIKKVNIDEFDDCFKPEHNGPSKNTEISFIGSFGTRGSTSDFETWILCTIAKSAQNIFEFGTFTGKTTYLLAKNSPNTAKIVTLTLSPDEITTYTKSNDDHQKDTKAALEESIFKKFYYSNTPLEHKVEQRFIDSKKFDERPYLKKFDLIFIDGSHAESYVENDSKKALQMVKPGGVILWHDYRGPDRAPGVYNTLNKLSKTMNLVHIAGTSLVAYRAPK